In the genome of Terriglobia bacterium, the window GATTCGTCGGCGCTGAGCCTCTTCGAGGTCCTGACGCCGTCCATGGCCACGTTGCCGCCGCCCACCACCGCCACGCGCTTTCCCTTGAGCACGGGCGTCGCGGCGTCCTGCGCCCAGGCGCCCATGAGGTTGACGCGGGTCAGGTACTCGTTGGCTGAGTAAACTCCCTTGAAGTTCTCGCCGGGGACGTTCATGAAGACCGGGAGCCCCGCGCCGACCGCGATGAAGACCGCGTCGAATCGCTCCCTCAGGTCCGCGAGGGTGTAAGTCTTGCCGACGATGGAGTTGAATTCGATCCTGACGCCGTGGCTCACCAGCCGGTCGACCTCCAGCTGAACCAGGTCCTTCGGGAGGCGGAACTCCGGGATGCCGTAGATCAGCACGCCCCCCGGCGCGTGGAAGGCCTCGAAGATGGTGACCTCGTGGCCGTGCTGGATCAGCTCCCCTGCCGCGGTGAGCCCCCCAGGACCGGACCCGACGACCGCCACGTTCTTGCCGGACCTCGGTGCTTCGTGGAAGGCGACGCCGTCCTTGCGGGAAAGGGCCCAGTCCGCGACGAATCGCTCCAGGTAGCCGATGGCGACCGGCGTGCTCTTGTTTCCGCGGATGCACACTGCCTCGCACTGGGTCTCCTGCGGACAGACGCGGCCGGTCACCGCGGGGAGCGAGTTGTCCTTGAGGAGGACCTCCGCAGCCCCGGGCAAGTTTCCCTCGGACAGGTGCCGGATGAACAGCGGGATGTCGACGGCGACGGGGCAGCCGGCGATGCATTTCGCGCTCTTGCACTGCAGGCAGCGCTGCGCCTCGATCATCGCGAGCTGCTCGGGGTAACCCAGGTTGACCTCGTTGAAATTCCGAACGCGGGCGGACGGATCCTGCTCGACCATCCTCTGGCGCTCGATGGCCATTCGCTCCTTCGGGGTCATCGGTCGGGGTTCGGACATGCTGCTGGCCTCCCGGGGCGGTGGCTCAGGGCCGGATCTTGCATTCGTGGTCGAGGCGGGCGAGAGCGGCCTGCTCGAACTCCCTGTACGTGGTCAGCCGGTCCTTGAGCTCGTCGAAGTTCACCAGGTGGCCGTCGAACTCCGGTCCGTCGACGCACGCGTATTTCGTCTCGCCGCCGACGGTCACGCGGCAGCCGCCGCACATCCCGGTCCCGTCCACCATGATCGGGTTCAGCGAGACGATCGTGCGGACCTTGCGGGGGCGGGTGATCTCGACCACCGCCCGCATCATCGGGACCGGCCCCACCGCGTAGACCGCGTCGACCCCGCCGGGCTCGAGAGCGTCCTTGAGCGCCTCGGTCACGAAGCCGGGGCGCCCGTAGCTCCCGTCGTCGGTGCACACGAGGACCTCGCCCTGCCCGCGCAGCTCCTGCTCGTAGATCACCCACTCGCGCGATCTGCCGCCGATCACGCTGGTGACACGCACCCCCCGCCGGTTCAGCTCCTGCGCGATCGGATAGACGACGGCCGTCCCCACGCCGCCGCCGACGCAGATCGCCCGGCCCGACTCGAGCAGCTCGGTGGGATGCCCGAGGGGCCCGGCGATGTCGCGGATC includes:
- the gltA gene encoding NADPH-dependent glutamate synthase; protein product: MSEPRPMTPKERMAIERQRMVEQDPSARVRNFNEVNLGYPEQLAMIEAQRCLQCKSAKCIAGCPVAVDIPLFIRHLSEGNLPGAAEVLLKDNSLPAVTGRVCPQETQCEAVCIRGNKSTPVAIGYLERFVADWALSRKDGVAFHEAPRSGKNVAVVGSGPGGLTAAGELIQHGHEVTIFEAFHAPGGVLIYGIPEFRLPKDLVQLEVDRLVSHGVRIEFNSIVGKTYTLADLRERFDAVFIAVGAGLPVFMNVPGENFKGVYSANEYLTRVNLMGAWAQDAATPVLKGKRVAVVGGGNVAMDGVRTSKRLSADESIIVYRRSRAEMPARVEEVHHAEEEGIRFDLLVAPVEVLGNEQGWVSGLKCIRMELGEPDASGRRRPVPIAGSEYVIPCDIVVVAIGTRANPLLTRTCPELKLNRWGYIEVDSNGMTNLPGVFAGGDIVRGAATVILAMGDGKNAAKAIGAYLKGEIDLPLVS
- a CDS encoding sulfide/dihydroorotate dehydrogenase-like FAD/NAD-binding protein; translated protein: MHPVLSRDELSPNVVRLVVAAPRIAEIRHPGQFVIVRRAAGCERIPLTIADADASAGTITLVIQAVGRSTQELNALRQGDEIRDIAGPLGHPTELLESGRAICVGGGVGTAVVYPIAQELNRRGVRVTSVIGGRSREWVIYEQELRGQGEVLVCTDDGSYGRPGFVTEALKDALEPGGVDAVYAVGPVPMMRAVVEITRPRKVRTIVSLNPIMVDGTGMCGGCRVTVGGETKYACVDGPEFDGHLVNFDELKDRLTTYREFEQAALARLDHECKIRP